A window of the Limanda limanda chromosome 8, fLimLim1.1, whole genome shotgun sequence genome harbors these coding sequences:
- the ric8b gene encoding synembryn-B isoform X2 — translation MDLNAILSQLESNNEQETEELLRQYNRENTHIFTFDPQEEALRSKLCQSVLSVLGRQVQPGCQKTCLESLRILSRDKRVLAPVATREGMLTLGGLARLCAGEEGGDDQTSSQGDASEEEERVVVEALKCLSNVILNSPAAQQVSVDVQLVNGLCASLRSARTWHHEVGLFTLRLLFLLSALRPDVRGVLRIERHAVKLLTEVLEHTLDVRWVGPYEAAPPDPQALPMPAEDNERAMEALKALFNLTLCDAGEEDDHQLRLITAILRHLLMLRTETEEKTEEAHSHAVNLLNNLPVSCLDVLIEVPVQGGHEKYGGKNMDAVQMLLDFMEKRIDKGSNYKEGLTPVLSLMTEGSRQHREFRRYIKTQVLPPLKEVKVRPEIGTTVRNKLVRLMTHVDMGVKQMAAEFLFVLCKESVDNLLKYTGYGNAAGLLVARGLLAGGRGETQYSDDEDSDTEEYKTAKPFINPITGHVEEPMTNPIEEMTEEQKEYEAQKLVNMFDKLSRQNLIRPMGVRPDGTLAPLEETLCDPSEDNSGSDSD, via the exons ATGGATTTAAACGCCATCCTGTCGCAGCTGGAATCGAACAACGAGCAGGAAACCGAGGAGCTGCTGCGTCAGTACAACCGAGAG aacacacacatcttcacgTTCGACCCACAGGAAGAAGCCCTGCGGAGT AAGCTGTGTCAGAGTGTGCTGTCAGTGCTGGGGAGGCAGGTGCAGCCCGGCTGTCAGAAGACATGTCTGGAGTCCCTCCGCATCCTGTCCAGAGACAAGCGTGTCCTCGCCCCCGTGGCCACCCGGGAGGGCATGCTGACCCTGGGGGGGCTGGCCAGGCTGTGtgcaggagaggaaggag gtGACGACCAGACAAGCTCACAGGGAGACGcttcggaggaggaggagcgggtgGTGGTGGAGGCGCTGAAGTGTCTCAGCAACGTGATCCTCAACAGTCCGGCCGCCCAGCAGGTCAGTGTGGACGTGCAGCTGGTCAACGGCCTGTGTGCCAGCCTGCGCTCGGCCCGCACATGGCACCACGAGGTGGGCCTGTTCACACTgcgcctcctcttcctgctctccgCCCTGCGTCCCGATGTCAGGGGGGTGCTGAGGATAGAGAGGCACGCGGTGAAGCTGCTGACCGAGGTCCTGGAGCACACCCTGGACGTGCGCTGGGTCGGCCCCTATGAGGCTGCTCCTCCAGATCCGCAGGCGCTGCCCATGCCTGCAGAGGACAACGAGCGAGCGATGGAGGCACTGAAGGCCTTGTTCAACCTCACTTTGTGCGATGCTGGGGAG GAGGATGATCACCAGTTGCGGCTAATCACTGCCATCCTGCGTCATCTGTTGATGCTGAGGACTGAGAcggaggagaaaacagaggaggcCCACAG CCATGCTGTCAACTTGCTTAACAACCTGCCCGTGTCCTGCCTGGATGTGTTAATCGAAGTGCCTGTCCAGGGTGGACATGAGAAATATGGTGGGAAAAACATGGATGCAGTTCAGATGTTACTGGATTTCATGGAGAAAAGGATCGACAAG GGCTCCAACTACAAAGAGGGGCTCACTCCGGTGCTCAGCCTTATGACTGAAGGATCCAGACAACACAGAGAGTTCCGCAGATATATCAAAACTCAG GTACTCCCCCCACTGAAAGAAGTGAAAGTCCGGCCAGAGATTGGCAccaccgtcagaaacaagttgGTTCGCCTTATGACTCATGTCGACATGGGTGTGAAGCAGATGGCTGCAGAGTTTCTCTTCGTTCTCTGCAAAGAGAGCG TGGACAACCTGCTGAAGTACACAGGATATGGAAACGCAGCAGGACTCCTGGTGGCTCGAGGACTTCttgcaggagggagaggagagactCAGTACTCCGATGATGAAGACTCGGACACAGAAGAATACAAGACTGCCAAACCCTT CATCAACCCCATCACTGGTCACGTGGAGGAGCCCATGACGAACCCCATCGAGGAGATGacggaggagcagaaggagtACGAGGCCCAGAAACTGGTCAATATGTTTGACAAGCTGTCAAG GCAGAACCTGATTCGGCCCATGGGCGTCAGGCCGGACGGGACGTTAGCTCCTCTTGAAGAAACGCTCTGTGACCCGTCTGAAGACAACTCAGGATCAGACTCTGACTAG
- the ric8b gene encoding synembryn-B isoform X1: MDLNAILSQLESNNEQETEELLRQYNRENTHIFTFDPQEEALRSKLCQSVLSVLGRQVQPGCQKTCLESLRILSRDKRVLAPVATREGMLTLGGLARLCAGEEGGDDQTSSQGDASEEEERVVVEALKCLSNVILNSPAAQQVSVDVQLVNGLCASLRSARTWHHEVGLFTLRLLFLLSALRPDVRGVLRIERHAVKLLTEVLEHTLDVRWVGPYEAAPPDPQALPMPAEDNERAMEALKALFNLTLCDAGEEDDHQLRLITAILRHLLMLRTETEEKTEEAHSHAVNLLNNLPVSCLDVLIEVPVQGGHEKYGGKNMDAVQMLLDFMEKRIDKQGSNYKEGLTPVLSLMTEGSRQHREFRRYIKTQVLPPLKEVKVRPEIGTTVRNKLVRLMTHVDMGVKQMAAEFLFVLCKESVDNLLKYTGYGNAAGLLVARGLLAGGRGETQYSDDEDSDTEEYKTAKPFINPITGHVEEPMTNPIEEMTEEQKEYEAQKLVNMFDKLSRQNLIRPMGVRPDGTLAPLEETLCDPSEDNSGSDSD, from the exons ATGGATTTAAACGCCATCCTGTCGCAGCTGGAATCGAACAACGAGCAGGAAACCGAGGAGCTGCTGCGTCAGTACAACCGAGAG aacacacacatcttcacgTTCGACCCACAGGAAGAAGCCCTGCGGAGT AAGCTGTGTCAGAGTGTGCTGTCAGTGCTGGGGAGGCAGGTGCAGCCCGGCTGTCAGAAGACATGTCTGGAGTCCCTCCGCATCCTGTCCAGAGACAAGCGTGTCCTCGCCCCCGTGGCCACCCGGGAGGGCATGCTGACCCTGGGGGGGCTGGCCAGGCTGTGtgcaggagaggaaggag gtGACGACCAGACAAGCTCACAGGGAGACGcttcggaggaggaggagcgggtgGTGGTGGAGGCGCTGAAGTGTCTCAGCAACGTGATCCTCAACAGTCCGGCCGCCCAGCAGGTCAGTGTGGACGTGCAGCTGGTCAACGGCCTGTGTGCCAGCCTGCGCTCGGCCCGCACATGGCACCACGAGGTGGGCCTGTTCACACTgcgcctcctcttcctgctctccgCCCTGCGTCCCGATGTCAGGGGGGTGCTGAGGATAGAGAGGCACGCGGTGAAGCTGCTGACCGAGGTCCTGGAGCACACCCTGGACGTGCGCTGGGTCGGCCCCTATGAGGCTGCTCCTCCAGATCCGCAGGCGCTGCCCATGCCTGCAGAGGACAACGAGCGAGCGATGGAGGCACTGAAGGCCTTGTTCAACCTCACTTTGTGCGATGCTGGGGAG GAGGATGATCACCAGTTGCGGCTAATCACTGCCATCCTGCGTCATCTGTTGATGCTGAGGACTGAGAcggaggagaaaacagaggaggcCCACAG CCATGCTGTCAACTTGCTTAACAACCTGCCCGTGTCCTGCCTGGATGTGTTAATCGAAGTGCCTGTCCAGGGTGGACATGAGAAATATGGTGGGAAAAACATGGATGCAGTTCAGATGTTACTGGATTTCATGGAGAAAAGGATCGACAAG CAGGGCTCCAACTACAAAGAGGGGCTCACTCCGGTGCTCAGCCTTATGACTGAAGGATCCAGACAACACAGAGAGTTCCGCAGATATATCAAAACTCAG GTACTCCCCCCACTGAAAGAAGTGAAAGTCCGGCCAGAGATTGGCAccaccgtcagaaacaagttgGTTCGCCTTATGACTCATGTCGACATGGGTGTGAAGCAGATGGCTGCAGAGTTTCTCTTCGTTCTCTGCAAAGAGAGCG TGGACAACCTGCTGAAGTACACAGGATATGGAAACGCAGCAGGACTCCTGGTGGCTCGAGGACTTCttgcaggagggagaggagagactCAGTACTCCGATGATGAAGACTCGGACACAGAAGAATACAAGACTGCCAAACCCTT CATCAACCCCATCACTGGTCACGTGGAGGAGCCCATGACGAACCCCATCGAGGAGATGacggaggagcagaaggagtACGAGGCCCAGAAACTGGTCAATATGTTTGACAAGCTGTCAAG GCAGAACCTGATTCGGCCCATGGGCGTCAGGCCGGACGGGACGTTAGCTCCTCTTGAAGAAACGCTCTGTGACCCGTCTGAAGACAACTCAGGATCAGACTCTGACTAG
- the rfx4 gene encoding transcription factor RFX4, which produces MHCGLLEEPDMDSTESWIERCLNESESKRYSSHTSLGNMSNDEHEEKENNRASKPHSTPATLEWLEENYEIAEGVCIPRSALYMHYLDFSEKQDTQPVNAASFGKIIRQQFPALTTRRLGTRGQSKYHYYGIAVKESSQYYDVMYSKKGAAWVNETGKKEVTKQTVAYSPRSKLGTLLPEFPNVKDLNLPASLPEERVSTFIMMYRTHCQRILDTVIRANFDEVQSFLLHFWQGMPPHMLPVLGSATVVNIVGVCDSILYKAISGVLMPTVLQALPDSLTQVIRKFAKQLDEWLKIALHDLPENLRNIKFELSRRFSQILKRQTSLNHLCQASRTVINSADITFQMLEDWRNVDLNSITKQTLYTMEDSQEEHRQLIIHLYQEFDRLLEEQSPIEAYIEWLDTMVDRCVVKVAGKRPGCLKKVAQQFLLMWSCFGTRVIRDMTLHSAPSFGSFHLIHLMFDDYVLYLLESLHCQERANDLMRAMKSEGSTAEREEEFPVTETTPTSPSPGSFSPARSVHSVGVSSTSSPTAAVSPEYTGVPTTTGAVQSYTWSLTYTVTTAGGSAPEAGQQLSCMRNSAPVPPPSSAHRLPVYTHREEHGYTGSYNYGSYANQHPHSIQSQYPSLAHEPALPAPLHYSAYHRSSAQYQLNGQMSRMEPCLMGSTPRLHPTPVASRWPDVSPTNSCYTSPPMHSSRYAASGDMYSPLGPRRNSEYEHSQHFPGFAYINGEATTGWAK; this is translated from the exons GCTAGAGGAGAACTATGAGATCGCCGAAGGTGTGTGTATCCCCCGAAGTGCCCTCTACATGCATTACTTAGACTTCAGTGAGAAGCAGGACACGCAGCCTGTGAACGCAGCCAGCTTTGGAAAG ATCATAAGGCAACAGTTTCCAGCGTTAACTACTAGAAGACTGGGGACGAGAGGGCAGTCCAA GTACCACTACTACGGCATCGCGGTGAAGGAGTCCTCTCAGTACTATGACGTGATGTACTCCAAGAAGGGAGCGGCGTGGGTGAACGAGACCGGGAAGAAAGAGGTCACCAAGCAGACAGTGGCGTATTCACCGCGCTCCAAACTGGGGACGCTCCTGCCAGAGTTTCCAAATGTCAAAGACCTAAATTTGCCCGCCAGCCTGCCAGAAGAGAGG GTGTCAACCTTCATCATGATGTACAGAACGCACTGTCAGAGGATACTGGACACTGTGATCCGAGCCAACTTCGACGAG GTCCAAAGCTTCCTGCTGCACTTCTGGCAGGGCATGCCCCCCCACATGCTCCCTGTCCTCGGCTCCGCCACGGTGGTGAACATAGTCGGTGTTTGTGACTCCATCCTCTATAAGGCCATCTCTGGGGTGCTGATGCCCACCGTCCTGCAAGCACTGCCTGACAG TTTGACTCAGGTTATTCGAAAATTTGCCAAACAGCTCGATGAGTGGCTTAAAATAGCACTTCATGACCTTCCTGAAAACCTGAGAAACATCAAATTTGAAT tATCGAGGAGATTTTCTCAGATTCTAAAGCGACAAACATCGTTAAACCATCTCTGTCAG GCGTCGCGGACTGTGATAAACAGCGCCGACATCACCTTTCAAATGCTGGAGGACTGGAGGAATGTGGACTTGAACAGCATCACCAAGCAGACACTTTACACCATGGAGGACTCACAAGAGGAGCACAGGCAGCTCATTATCCATT TGTATCAGGAGTTCGACcggctgctggaggagcagtCTCCGATCGAGGCGTACATCGAGTGGCTGGACACCATGGTGGACCGCTGTGTCGTCAAG GTGGCAGGGAAGAGGCCCGGCTGCCTGAAGAAGGTGGCCCAGCAGTTCCTGCTGATGTGGTCGTGTTTCGGTACCAGAGTGATCCGGGATATGACCCTCCACAGCGCGCCCAGCTTCG gcTCCTTCCACCTGATCCACCTCATGTTCGATGACTATGTTCTTTACCTGCTGGAGTCGCTGCACTGCCAAGAGAGAGCCAACGACCTCATGAGGGCCATGAAGAGTGAGGGCAGCACAG cagagagagaggaggagttcCCGGTGACAGAAACCACTCCCACCTCCCCGTCCCCAGGATCCTTCTCTCCTGCTCGCTCCGTCCACTCTGTGGGCGTGTCCTCCACCAGCTCCCCCACAGCGGCCGTGTCTCCAGAGTACACCGGAGTCCCCACCACCACAG GCGCTGTTCAGTCATATACCTGGTCCCTTACATACACAGTGACAACAGCCGGCGGCTCCGCTCCAGAGGCCGGACAGCAGCTGTCCTGTATGAGGAACAGCGCTCCagtcccccctccctcctccgcaCACCGGCTGCCAGTGTACACCCACAGAGAGGAGCATGG GTATACTGGCAGCTACAACTACGGCAGCTACGCCAACCAGCATCCTCACTCTATCCAGAGCCAGTACCCGAGTCTGGCCCACGAGCCGGCGCTCCCCGCCCCCCTTCACTACTCCGCCTACCACCGCTCATCTGCACAG TACCAACTCAACGGTCAGATGTCTCGGATGGAGCCTTGCTTGATGGGCAGCACTCCTCGGTTGCACCCCACACCTGTGGCCTCTCGCTGGCCGGATGTGTCACCGACCAACAGCTGTTACACCAGCCCACCTATGCATTCATCCCGCTATGCCGCCTCTGGGGACATGTACTCCCCCCTGGGCCCACGCAGGAACTCAGAGTACGAACACTCGCAGCATTTCCCCGGCTTCGCCTATATCAATGGAGAGGCCACCACAGGCTGGGCTAAATAA